A part of Papilio machaon chromosome 11, ilPapMach1.1, whole genome shotgun sequence genomic DNA contains:
- the LOC106709692 gene encoding transmembrane protein 39A isoform X1: MSCTENESGPFVVFFLPAVVGCLTILLARRWANSQVSNTSSTAVSRRRKIIKDPLVKRPLPPIACKMVPLGAKKASGVARKGTVPLLEEDINGGGKRMSRTPRIQVPPSGTPGTDNKLSDSIHQPKHIPFPYIPQDSELLFEIMNFVFTLVAAGLQFLNLYRTAWWLPHSYTNQAMNFYLIDPHLVAFIVTVISRRLLLSITLAVLRQFTAPKLMPHATIAARTFILGVVLGSLAWCTYFIALKYVFLETIYLFYPVVLYFILFGFESSPFLELNSGNPPLHCCSHEPQHARNEADTLTADFNMRLIKILFNSLIEAYYTSFIPCCFAQPFLYYDIYAASQQVGLVLCALCGRYCAQLLSAAHCDVSHRAALHLGRWRLAPPHAGSESSEMWSGARWWGRGARVRHAGAEYVADAPYVAAHPADTHHARFYAVFINPSTLLCLLVSLQLTLVVVQLCLLFSSISWHNFMAIVFLLFINYYTLFKLLRDYLVSWKVYKAEHMIQDKNGAVLATN, from the exons ATGAGTTGTACCGAAAATGAAAGTGGACCTTTTGTGGTATTCTTCCTACCAGCGGTTGTGGGCTGCCTGACCATTTTATTGGCTAGGCGCTGGGCTAATTCACAAGTTAGCAACACATCGTCCACAGCTGTTTCCAGACGACGAAAAATTATCAAAGATCCGCTTGTAAAGCGGCCTTTGCCGCCGATTGCTTGTAAAATGGTCCCACTGGGTGCAAAGAAGGCTTCTGGAGTTGCTAGAAAG gGGACAGTACCTTTACTTGAAGAGGATATTAATGGCGGTGGTAAAAGGATGTCTCGTACACCTAGAATACAAGTACCACCATCAGGCACTCCGGGAACAGATAATAAGTTGTCGGACAGTATCCATCAGCCAAAACATATACCATTTCCATACATCCCTCAAGATAGTGAACTTCTGTTTGAGATTATGAATTTTGTCTTCACACTTGTTGCAGCGGGATTACAGTTTCTTAACTTATACAGAACTGCCTGGTGGTTACCACATTCATACACTAATCAGGCAATG aatttttatttgatagatCCTCATTTGGTGGCATTTATTGTGACGGTAATAAGTCGAAGGTTACTTTTAAGCATAACGTTGGCAGTATTGAGACAATTTACTGCACCAAAGTTAATGCCTCACGCTACAATTGCTGCTAG aacATTTATACTGGGAGTCGTTTTAGGATCACTGGCATGGTGTACATATTTCATTgcacttaaatatgtattcttGGAGACTATTTATCTATTCTATCC AGTGGTGTTGTACTTCATATTGTTTGGTTTTGAGTCAAGTCCATTCTTAGAGTTGAACAGTGGCAATCCGCCATTACATTGTTGTTCACATGAGCCGCAACATGCACGGAATGAAGCTGACACGTTAACTGCTGACTTCAATAtgagattaattaaaatacttttcaaCTCACTCATAGAAGCGTATTACACTAGTTTTATACCTTGCTGTTTTGCACag CCGTTCCTGTACTATGACATCTACGCGGCGAGTCAGCAAGTGGGGCTAGTGTTGTGCGCGTTGTGTGGCCGATACTGCGCACAGCTGCTGAGCGCTGCGCACTGCGATGTCTCGCACCGCGCCGCACTGCACCTCGGACGTTGGCGACTCGCCCCGCCGCACG cAGGTTCAGAGAGCAGTGAGATGTGGTCAGGCGCGCGGTGGTGGGGGCGCGGGGCTCGCGTGCGTCACGCCGGGGCTGAGTATGTGGCGGACGCTCCGTACGTCGCCGCACATCCCGCAGACACACACCACGCCAGGTTTTAC gcTGTGTTTATAAACCCCTCGACGTTGCTTTGCTTGCTCGTGAGTCTGCAATTAACATTAGTAGTGGTCCAGTTGTGTTTACTCTTCAGTTCTATATCGTGGCACAACTTTATGGCGATTGTATTCTTACTTTTCatcaattattatacattattcAAGTTATTAAGAGATTATCTTGTATCTTGGAAGGTATATAAAGCGGAACATATGATACAAGACAAAAATGGTGCTGTTTTAGCAACCAATTGA
- the LOC106709692 gene encoding transmembrane protein 39A isoform X2, giving the protein MSCTENESGPFVVFFLPAVVGCLTILLARRWANSQVSNTSSTAVSRRRKIIKDPLVKRPLPPIACKMVPLGAKKASGVARKGTVPLLEEDINGGGKRMSRTPRIQVPPSGTPGTDNKLSDSIHQPKHIPFPYIPQDSELLFEIMNFVFTLVAAGLQFLNLYRTAWWLPHSYTNQAMNFYLIDPHLVAFIVTVISRRLLLSITLAVLRQFTAPKLMPHATIAARTFILGVVLGSLAWCTYFIALKYVFLETIYLFYPVVLYFILFGFESSPFLELNSGNPPLHCCSHEPQHARNEADTLTADFNMRLIKILFNSLIEAYYTSFIPCCFAQPFLYYDIYAASQQVGLVLCALCGRYCAQLLSAAHCDVSHRAALHLGRWRLAPPHGSESSEMWSGARWWGRGARVRHAGAEYVADAPYVAAHPADTHHARFYAVFINPSTLLCLLVSLQLTLVVVQLCLLFSSISWHNFMAIVFLLFINYYTLFKLLRDYLVSWKVYKAEHMIQDKNGAVLATN; this is encoded by the exons ATGAGTTGTACCGAAAATGAAAGTGGACCTTTTGTGGTATTCTTCCTACCAGCGGTTGTGGGCTGCCTGACCATTTTATTGGCTAGGCGCTGGGCTAATTCACAAGTTAGCAACACATCGTCCACAGCTGTTTCCAGACGACGAAAAATTATCAAAGATCCGCTTGTAAAGCGGCCTTTGCCGCCGATTGCTTGTAAAATGGTCCCACTGGGTGCAAAGAAGGCTTCTGGAGTTGCTAGAAAG gGGACAGTACCTTTACTTGAAGAGGATATTAATGGCGGTGGTAAAAGGATGTCTCGTACACCTAGAATACAAGTACCACCATCAGGCACTCCGGGAACAGATAATAAGTTGTCGGACAGTATCCATCAGCCAAAACATATACCATTTCCATACATCCCTCAAGATAGTGAACTTCTGTTTGAGATTATGAATTTTGTCTTCACACTTGTTGCAGCGGGATTACAGTTTCTTAACTTATACAGAACTGCCTGGTGGTTACCACATTCATACACTAATCAGGCAATG aatttttatttgatagatCCTCATTTGGTGGCATTTATTGTGACGGTAATAAGTCGAAGGTTACTTTTAAGCATAACGTTGGCAGTATTGAGACAATTTACTGCACCAAAGTTAATGCCTCACGCTACAATTGCTGCTAG aacATTTATACTGGGAGTCGTTTTAGGATCACTGGCATGGTGTACATATTTCATTgcacttaaatatgtattcttGGAGACTATTTATCTATTCTATCC AGTGGTGTTGTACTTCATATTGTTTGGTTTTGAGTCAAGTCCATTCTTAGAGTTGAACAGTGGCAATCCGCCATTACATTGTTGTTCACATGAGCCGCAACATGCACGGAATGAAGCTGACACGTTAACTGCTGACTTCAATAtgagattaattaaaatacttttcaaCTCACTCATAGAAGCGTATTACACTAGTTTTATACCTTGCTGTTTTGCACag CCGTTCCTGTACTATGACATCTACGCGGCGAGTCAGCAAGTGGGGCTAGTGTTGTGCGCGTTGTGTGGCCGATACTGCGCACAGCTGCTGAGCGCTGCGCACTGCGATGTCTCGCACCGCGCCGCACTGCACCTCGGACGTTGGCGACTCGCCCCGCCGCACG GTTCAGAGAGCAGTGAGATGTGGTCAGGCGCGCGGTGGTGGGGGCGCGGGGCTCGCGTGCGTCACGCCGGGGCTGAGTATGTGGCGGACGCTCCGTACGTCGCCGCACATCCCGCAGACACACACCACGCCAGGTTTTAC gcTGTGTTTATAAACCCCTCGACGTTGCTTTGCTTGCTCGTGAGTCTGCAATTAACATTAGTAGTGGTCCAGTTGTGTTTACTCTTCAGTTCTATATCGTGGCACAACTTTATGGCGATTGTATTCTTACTTTTCatcaattattatacattattcAAGTTATTAAGAGATTATCTTGTATCTTGGAAGGTATATAAAGCGGAACATATGATACAAGACAAAAATGGTGCTGTTTTAGCAACCAATTGA